In Gammaproteobacteria bacterium, one genomic interval encodes:
- a CDS encoding NADH-quinone oxidoreductase subunit G: MAEIEIEIDGKKLTAEPNQTVIQVADAAGIYIPRFCYHHLLSIPANCRMCLVEIEKAPKALPACATPVMPGMKVFTKSAKTIAAQRAVMEFLLINHPLDCPICDQGGECELQDLSMGYGASWSHYDEKKRAVADQNIGPLVETEMTRCIYCTRCVRFGDEIAGLRELGVIGRGEFSEISTYIKHAIHSEVSGNIIDLCPVGALTSKPFRYTARPWELDQAPGISPHDCTGSNINIHTRYGSVMRVVSRDNMQINEIWAADRDRFSYTGLYHADRLQEPMAKINGIWQAVDWEQALYLAAKSIRQMALQSESIGALASPSSTVEEFYLLQKLTRALGSNNIDHRLREIDTADQISLARFPGLTLSFDELESCDAILLIGSNIQKEQPIVGLRVRKASLKGASIFAINPVDYAFNFALTGKQIVAPQDTIDVLVQLINDLQSGATQANEKSIAQNLKSKKKICILLGALSLHHPEAATIRAHAQQLAELTGATLGTMTTGSNSAGGWLAGAIPHRTPKQKLDQPGLSAYQMLEKALPCYILMNVEPSLDCANSTLANQALMQAQCVVALSIYQNPRLQQYASVILPMTPFTETGGTYVNVTGVWQNFKGVAKPLGEARPAWKILRALANFLELDEFQYESVEEVRHEVLNHVEHATFLPSKLPTKMQGQAKNKATLMRIGEIPLYAIDSIVRRAEPLQEAQQIMLGDLACIRLHPETAQALECNMYDQVQVRQDNETVTLPLVIDDRIARNAALVYGGIPETSALGNLFGEIEVFKS, from the coding sequence ATGGCCGAGATTGAAATTGAAATAGATGGAAAAAAGCTGACTGCAGAGCCGAATCAAACTGTGATTCAAGTGGCTGATGCGGCAGGAATTTATATTCCACGTTTTTGCTACCATCATTTGCTATCAATTCCAGCCAATTGCCGAATGTGCTTAGTAGAAATCGAAAAAGCACCCAAAGCACTACCAGCTTGTGCAACGCCTGTCATGCCAGGTATGAAAGTATTTACCAAATCTGCTAAAACTATTGCTGCCCAACGCGCTGTAATGGAATTTCTATTGATTAACCACCCGCTTGATTGTCCCATTTGCGATCAAGGGGGAGAGTGTGAGTTACAAGATTTATCGATGGGCTATGGTGCATCCTGGTCTCACTATGATGAAAAAAAACGTGCTGTTGCCGATCAAAATATTGGCCCACTAGTTGAGACAGAAATGACACGCTGCATATATTGCACTCGTTGCGTTCGTTTCGGCGATGAAATTGCGGGATTAAGAGAACTTGGTGTTATTGGGCGCGGTGAATTTAGTGAAATCAGTACCTACATCAAACACGCCATCCACTCCGAAGTATCCGGCAACATTATTGATCTTTGCCCCGTGGGTGCACTGACCTCTAAACCATTTCGCTACACTGCACGTCCTTGGGAGTTGGATCAAGCGCCAGGTATCAGTCCACATGATTGCACCGGATCAAATATTAATATTCATACCCGGTATGGTTCGGTTATGCGTGTCGTTTCACGGGATAACATGCAAATCAATGAAATCTGGGCTGCCGATCGGGATCGCTTTAGTTATACCGGTTTGTATCATGCTGACCGTTTACAAGAACCCATGGCGAAAATTAATGGCATTTGGCAAGCAGTAGATTGGGAACAAGCACTGTATCTTGCGGCAAAAAGTATTCGGCAAATGGCTTTGCAATCCGAATCGATTGGTGCACTTGCATCCCCCAGCTCTACCGTAGAAGAATTTTACTTATTACAAAAATTGACCCGCGCTTTGGGAAGCAACAACATTGATCATCGTTTGCGAGAAATAGATACCGCCGATCAGATTTCCTTGGCCCGTTTTCCTGGCTTAACCCTTTCGTTCGATGAACTTGAATCTTGTGATGCAATTTTACTCATTGGTTCTAACATTCAAAAAGAGCAACCGATTGTGGGTCTTCGGGTTCGCAAAGCTTCTCTAAAAGGTGCGAGTATTTTTGCCATTAACCCCGTTGATTATGCTTTTAACTTTGCCCTCACCGGTAAGCAAATTGTTGCGCCGCAAGACACTATTGATGTTTTGGTGCAACTGATTAATGACTTACAGTCTGGTGCAACCCAGGCGAACGAAAAGTCCATTGCGCAAAATTTAAAATCAAAAAAGAAAATATGCATCTTATTAGGGGCTCTTTCGCTACATCACCCTGAAGCTGCAACCATCCGTGCTCATGCCCAACAACTTGCTGAATTAACCGGTGCGACGTTAGGCACCATGACAACCGGTTCAAACAGTGCCGGCGGTTGGTTGGCGGGCGCCATTCCGCATCGCACGCCGAAACAAAAACTAGATCAACCAGGGCTATCTGCCTATCAAATGCTTGAAAAAGCGTTGCCTTGTTATATCTTGATGAATGTCGAGCCTTCCCTAGATTGTGCTAATTCAACGCTTGCGAATCAGGCGTTAATGCAAGCCCAGTGTGTTGTTGCTTTATCTATTTATCAAAATCCAAGGTTGCAGCAATATGCCTCGGTTATTTTACCCATGACACCCTTTACAGAAACAGGTGGTACGTATGTTAACGTAACAGGCGTCTGGCAGAACTTTAAAGGTGTCGCAAAACCACTAGGGGAGGCACGCCCCGCTTGGAAAATTCTTCGTGCGCTTGCGAATTTCCTTGAACTTGATGAGTTTCAATATGAAAGCGTCGAAGAAGTGCGTCATGAAGTTTTGAATCACGTTGAGCATGCCACTTTCTTGCCTTCTAAATTGCCCACTAAAATGCAAGGACAAGCAAAGAATAAAGCAACATTAATGCGCATTGGCGAAATACCTTTATATGCAATTGACTCGATTGTAAGACGTGCCGAACCTTTGCAAGAAGCGCAACAAATCATGCTCGGTGATCTCGCTTGCATTCGGCTTCATCCTGAAACCGCGCAAGCCTTGGAATGCAACATGTATGATCAAGTCCAGGTCCGTCAAGATAATGAAACAGTAACGTTACCTCTCGTTATTGATGACCGCATTGCTCGTAACGCGGCCTTGGTATATGGCGGCATTCCTGAGACCAGTGCATTGGGAAATTTGTTTGGCGAAATTGAAGTTTTTAAAAGTTAA
- the nuoH gene encoding NADH-quinone oxidoreductase subunit NuoH, translating to MLASFYIIALILIKIIAIVLALVVVVLYLTYFERKVIGYMHVRIGPNRVGPRGLLQPFADTLKLLSKEIIIPTPSNRFLFILAPILSFGVSLLGWAVIPFDEGVVLANVNAGLLYTFAISSAGVYGIMIAGWASNSKYAMFGALRAAAQTISYEISMGFALIGVMMAAGSLNFQAIVNAQSGGMWHWYWLPLFPLFIVYWISGVAETNRVPFDVAESESELVAGFHVEYSGVTFALFFFAEYVNMTMISTLISLLFLGGWLSPFQGIPYLESWTAFIPGVIWLLLKISFFLYCYLWFRATFPRYRYDQIMRLGWKVFIPLTLVWVVVVALAVQFHLYPWFA from the coding sequence ATGTTAGCAAGTTTTTATATAATTGCCCTGATCCTTATTAAAATTATTGCGATAGTGCTCGCACTCGTTGTTGTAGTTCTTTATCTCACTTATTTTGAGCGTAAAGTCATTGGCTATATGCATGTGCGTATTGGGCCGAATCGCGTTGGACCACGTGGGTTGTTACAACCGTTTGCAGATACTCTTAAACTCTTAAGCAAAGAAATTATTATTCCCACCCCTTCAAACCGTTTTCTTTTTATCTTGGCACCTATTTTAAGTTTTGGGGTGTCGCTTTTAGGTTGGGCTGTTATCCCTTTTGATGAAGGGGTGGTGCTTGCTAACGTCAACGCCGGTCTTCTTTATACTTTCGCTATATCGTCTGCGGGGGTGTACGGTATTATGATCGCCGGCTGGGCGTCGAATTCAAAATATGCCATGTTTGGTGCCTTGCGTGCTGCCGCACAAACGATCTCCTATGAAATTTCGATGGGCTTTGCACTGATTGGCGTCATGATGGCCGCGGGTTCCTTAAATTTTCAAGCCATAGTGAATGCGCAATCAGGTGGAATGTGGCATTGGTACTGGTTACCGCTCTTTCCTTTATTTATTGTCTATTGGATTTCAGGTGTTGCAGAAACGAATCGCGTGCCTTTTGATGTGGCCGAAAGTGAATCGGAATTAGTCGCAGGTTTTCATGTTGAATATTCAGGCGTGACATTTGCCTTATTTTTCTTTGCCGAATACGTCAATATGACAATGATTTCAACGCTCATCTCTCTACTTTTTTTAGGCGGATGGTTATCTCCTTTCCAAGGGATTCCTTATTTAGAAAGTTGGACGGCCTTTATTCCGGGCGTCATCTGGTTGCTCCTTAAAATTAGTTTCTTTTTATATTGTTACTTATGGTTTAGAGCAACATTTCCCCGCTATCGATATGACCAAATTATGCGGTTAGGTTGGAAAGTTTTTATTCCCCTTACCTTAGTCTGGGTTGTTGTAGTTGCTTTAGCAGTACAATTTCATCTCTATCCATGGTTTGCTTAA
- the nuoI gene encoding NADH-quinone oxidoreductase subunit NuoI: MWRDITQFVKGFALWDLLSGMRVTGKYFWRKKITIQYPEEKTPTSPRFRGLHALRRYPNGEERCIACKLCEAVCPALAITIEAAPRPDGQRRTTLYEIDLFKCIYCGLCEESCPVDSIVLTNMADYHIEGRGENIMTKDKLLAMGEKFERQIAEDRAADRDYR; this comes from the coding sequence ATGTGGCGAGACATTACTCAATTTGTAAAAGGTTTTGCGTTATGGGACTTGCTAAGCGGTATGCGCGTCACAGGAAAATATTTTTGGCGTAAAAAAATTACTATTCAATATCCAGAAGAAAAAACGCCCACTTCCCCGCGGTTTCGGGGATTGCATGCCCTGCGGCGTTATCCAAATGGTGAAGAACGATGTATTGCCTGCAAATTATGCGAGGCAGTTTGTCCTGCGCTTGCGATTACGATTGAAGCAGCCCCGCGTCCCGATGGGCAACGACGCACCACGCTTTATGAAATAGATTTATTTAAATGTATTTATTGTGGCTTGTGTGAAGAATCTTGCCCCGTTGATTCAATCGTTTTAACCAATATGGCGGATTACCATATTGAAGGTCGTGGTGAAAATATTATGACTAAAGATAAGTTATTAGCAATGGGCGAAAAATTCGAACGTCAAATTGCAGAAGATCGTGCTGCCGATAGAGATTATCGCTAG
- a CDS encoding NADH-quinone oxidoreductase subunit J: protein MSEFLTPLHIIFYCFATLACGAGVVVISAKNPVHSVLSLVVAFFAMAGIWMMLHAEFLALILILVYVGAVMTLFLFVVMMLNIDFESKRVGLMRYLPVAAMLAVVMTGLIILAIGPNYFGTNQMPLPAAYPANYSNIKALGEVLYTIYAYPFEIAGVLLLTAIIAAITLTYRGPRRRRVQQVSEQLLARPENRLRIIKMPGENTEKKIPPLPEG, encoded by the coding sequence ATGAGTGAGTTTTTGACACCTTTACATATTATATTTTACTGCTTTGCAACCTTAGCTTGTGGCGCAGGTGTCGTGGTTATCTCTGCTAAAAACCCTGTGCATTCTGTACTTTCACTCGTCGTTGCCTTTTTTGCCATGGCTGGTATTTGGATGATGTTACATGCGGAATTTTTAGCACTCATTCTTATTCTTGTCTATGTCGGTGCAGTGATGACGCTATTTTTATTCGTTGTCATGATGTTGAATATTGATTTTGAAAGTAAGCGAGTAGGGTTGATGCGGTACTTACCGGTTGCCGCCATGCTTGCGGTCGTGATGACAGGGCTTATCATTTTAGCAATTGGTCCTAACTATTTTGGCACAAATCAAATGCCTTTACCCGCAGCTTACCCTGCTAATTACAGCAACATTAAAGCATTAGGTGAAGTACTCTACACCATTTATGCCTATCCTTTTGAAATCGCCGGGGTTTTATTACTTACTGCAATTATTGCAGCCATTACCCTCACGTATCGGGGTCCACGTCGCCGTCGCGTTCAACAGGTTTCTGAACAATTACTGGCGAGACCGGAAAATCGATTGCGAATAATCAAGATGCCAGGTGAGAACACTGAAAAAAAAATCCCCCCATTACCAGAGGGTTAA
- the nuoK gene encoding NADH-quinone oxidoreductase subunit NuoK has protein sequence MPSLTEFLIVAALLFGLGIAGVLLNRKNLIVMLMSIELILLAVNTNFVAFSYFQGNVVGQVFVFFVLTVAAAEAAIGLSILVVLFRQRRSIDVQELDALKG, from the coding sequence ATGCCATCATTAACTGAATTTTTAATTGTTGCAGCTTTATTATTTGGCTTAGGCATCGCCGGTGTTTTGCTTAATCGCAAAAACTTGATCGTAATGTTGATGTCGATTGAATTAATTTTATTAGCTGTAAACACGAACTTTGTTGCATTTTCTTATTTTCAAGGCAATGTCGTAGGCCAAGTATTTGTGTTTTTTGTGCTGACCGTCGCTGCTGCAGAAGCTGCAATTGGTTTAAGTATTTTAGTCGTTCTGTTTCGTCAACGCCGTTCTATCGACGTGCAAGAATTAGATGCATTAAAAGGTTAA
- the nuoL gene encoding NADH-quinone oxidoreductase subunit L codes for MIFLPLLAAIIAGLCGKKIGDKWSHRLCVTAIGASFGLACYLFKLVIFDNHPAVDEPLYTWATSGMLRFDVAFLIDRLSTIMAIIVLFVSLMVHIYTIGYMAEDPGYTRFFSYVSLFTFAMLMLVFADNFLLLFFGWEGVGLVSYLLIGFWFNREAAAFGSLKAFLVNRVGDIGFLLGTAAVLMVFGSLSYHEVFQQVPTLTSKTIALLPQWHVSVISFICILLFTGAMAKSAQVPLHVWLPESMEGPTPISALIHAATMVTAGIYMVARLSPLFEYSEITLSLILVLGGVTAFFMGLVALVQHDIKRVIAYSTISQLGYMAVALGASAYDAAIFHLITHAFFKALLFLAAGSVILALHHEQDMRKMGGLASYLPITYLTFMIGALALSAIPPFSGFFSKDIIIEAVGLSTLPGASFAYLCVEAGAFITPIYIFRALFLTFHTEEHTTPEIRNQIHESSWVVWLPLVLLAIPSVIAGQIFIDPLLFSNMKWLGNSIFVLPEHNVIAKLANDYHGAKLMALEAGKTLTFWLALAGIFVAWVFTAGFPYWGVSLKRRFSWIYSILQQKYGFDDFNQLILVRGTQGIGNLFYNVSDVKFIDNFAVNGSGRVIRWFAQASRRVQTGYLYHYALAMVLGVIVFLVGYSYPWHPASTRQTLETAEATVIHQPTQTQPVLL; via the coding sequence ATGATTTTCTTACCCTTGCTGGCGGCGATTATTGCAGGTTTATGCGGGAAAAAAATTGGCGATAAATGGTCGCATCGTCTTTGTGTTACCGCCATTGGCGCTTCATTTGGCCTTGCGTGTTATCTATTTAAATTAGTTATCTTCGACAATCATCCTGCAGTTGATGAACCTCTTTATACTTGGGCAACTTCAGGCATGTTGCGTTTTGATGTTGCCTTCCTCATTGATCGTTTAAGTACGATCATGGCGATCATCGTACTTTTTGTTTCTTTGATGGTGCACATTTACACGATTGGTTACATGGCAGAAGATCCAGGATATACGCGTTTCTTTAGTTACGTATCTTTATTTACCTTTGCGATGTTGATGTTAGTTTTTGCTGATAATTTCTTATTATTGTTTTTTGGGTGGGAAGGAGTGGGACTCGTTTCTTATCTACTCATTGGCTTTTGGTTTAATCGCGAAGCTGCCGCTTTTGGTAGCTTAAAAGCTTTTCTCGTTAACCGTGTTGGCGATATTGGATTTTTACTCGGCACTGCTGCTGTGCTTATGGTGTTTGGTTCATTGTCTTATCACGAAGTCTTTCAACAAGTTCCTACTCTCACTTCAAAGACAATTGCTTTACTGCCGCAATGGCATGTTTCCGTTATTTCTTTCATTTGCATTTTGCTGTTCACAGGCGCGATGGCGAAATCGGCGCAAGTTCCTTTGCATGTCTGGTTGCCAGAATCGATGGAAGGTCCCACACCTATTTCTGCGCTCATTCACGCAGCAACCATGGTTACTGCCGGTATCTATATGGTGGCGCGTTTATCTCCTCTATTTGAATATTCAGAAATTACTTTGAGTTTGATTTTAGTGCTAGGCGGTGTGACGGCTTTTTTTATGGGTCTTGTTGCGCTGGTCCAACATGACATTAAGCGAGTTATTGCATATTCCACCATTTCTCAGCTGGGTTACATGGCTGTAGCGTTAGGTGCTTCGGCGTATGATGCGGCTATTTTTCATTTAATCACGCATGCGTTCTTTAAAGCTTTATTATTTTTAGCTGCAGGTTCGGTTATTCTCGCCTTACATCACGAACAAGATATGCGAAAAATGGGTGGGTTAGCTTCCTATCTTCCTATTACTTATCTCACCTTTATGATTGGTGCGCTTGCGCTCTCAGCTATTCCACCTTTTTCAGGTTTTTTCTCCAAAGATATCATTATTGAAGCTGTGGGATTATCCACCTTGCCTGGCGCAAGTTTTGCTTATCTTTGCGTGGAAGCTGGGGCTTTTATTACGCCCATTTATATTTTCCGAGCGCTATTTCTAACATTTCATACTGAAGAACACACAACCCCTGAAATTCGGAATCAAATTCACGAATCATCATGGGTTGTTTGGCTTCCTTTAGTTTTACTCGCGATTCCAAGCGTTATTGCGGGGCAAATTTTTATCGATCCCCTGTTATTTTCAAATATGAAGTGGTTAGGTAATTCTATCTTTGTTCTTCCAGAACATAATGTTATTGCTAAATTAGCCAATGATTATCACGGCGCAAAATTGATGGCGCTAGAAGCGGGTAAAACACTAACTTTTTGGCTAGCTTTGGCCGGCATTTTTGTGGCTTGGGTATTTACTGCTGGTTTTCCTTATTGGGGCGTTTCACTCAAGCGCCGCTTTTCCTGGATTTATTCTATTTTACAACAGAAGTATGGATTTGATGATTTCAATCAACTTATTTTAGTTCGAGGAACGCAAGGCATTGGCAATCTTTTTTATAATGTCAGTGACGTCAAATTTATTGATAACTTTGCAGTGAATGGATCTGGACGCGTTATTCGCTGGTTTGCCCAGGCTTCTAGACGGGTGCAAACGGGTTATCTCTATCATTATGCTTTAGCGATGGTGTTAGGCGTCATCGTTTTTCTTGTTGGCTATAGTTATCCTTGGCACCCAGCTTCAACACGTCAAACATTAGAAACTGCGGAGGCGACGGTGATACATCAACCTACTCAAACGCAGCCGGTATTACTTTAA
- a CDS encoding NADH-quinone oxidoreductase subunit M → MLAQFPILTILIWLPLVGAFLCLCTGSDKHANTARTIAVVVSLASLLLCIPLYLGFDPGRYDMQFTEDHLWIRAYQIHYALGIDGISLIMVILTNFTGLLVVIAGCHTINIRVSQYMAAFLTMQAMIVGVFCAMDAILFYVFWEGMLIPMYLSIGMWGSSNRSYASIKFFLFTFFGSLLMLVALVYLYNLTGSFMIQNFYGLPLSLKTQEWLFVAFLFAFAVKVPMWPVHTWLPDAHTEAPAGGSVVLAALMLKLGIYGFLRLSMPITPLACAELAWVMIILSLVAIVYIGLVAIVQTDMKKLIAYSSIAHMGFATLGCFMVYDIISHTHTLQDAYMSLEGAVIQMVAHAFGSGAMFLGIGLMADRFYNHSRLIKDYGGVAHTMPLFAAFFMLFAMSNVGLPGTAGFVGEFMVIMSAFQAHYWVAGIAALSLVLSASYTLWMYKRVFFGPIANSSVAGFTDITWTEKINYILLGAGVFFVGLYPQPIINVMRVTIGHLLLQSIPSTLAANSLINSNLYFG, encoded by the coding sequence ATGTTGGCACAATTTCCCATTTTAACAATACTCATTTGGCTGCCCTTAGTTGGAGCTTTTCTTTGCCTTTGCACAGGAAGTGATAAACATGCAAATACAGCGCGCACAATTGCGGTTGTTGTATCATTAGCAAGTTTACTTCTGTGTATACCGTTGTATCTAGGCTTTGATCCGGGTCGTTATGATATGCAATTTACCGAAGACCATTTATGGATTCGGGCGTATCAAATCCATTATGCGCTTGGTATCGATGGTATTTCGTTAATCATGGTTATCTTAACGAACTTCACAGGGTTACTGGTAGTTATTGCGGGCTGTCATACCATTAACATTCGCGTCTCTCAGTACATGGCAGCCTTTTTGACGATGCAAGCGATGATTGTCGGTGTATTTTGCGCGATGGATGCGATTTTATTTTATGTTTTCTGGGAAGGCATGTTAATTCCGATGTATTTGTCCATTGGTATGTGGGGAAGTTCGAACCGCTCCTATGCTTCAATTAAATTTTTCTTATTTACGTTTTTTGGCTCCTTACTCATGCTGGTTGCATTGGTTTATTTATACAATCTTACTGGCAGTTTTATGATTCAAAATTTTTACGGATTACCTTTAAGCTTAAAAACCCAAGAATGGTTATTTGTCGCATTCTTATTTGCCTTTGCAGTAAAAGTACCGATGTGGCCTGTCCACACTTGGCTACCGGATGCACACACTGAAGCGCCTGCGGGTGGCTCAGTGGTTTTAGCGGCATTAATGTTAAAGCTTGGCATTTATGGTTTTTTACGTTTATCCATGCCCATCACGCCGCTTGCTTGTGCAGAACTTGCTTGGGTCATGATCATCCTTTCATTAGTTGCTATTGTTTATATCGGTCTGGTTGCCATTGTGCAAACCGACATGAAAAAGCTGATTGCTTATTCTTCAATTGCTCATATGGGTTTTGCAACGCTTGGTTGTTTTATGGTGTATGACATCATTAGTCATACCCATACATTGCAAGATGCTTATATGAGTTTAGAAGGTGCGGTGATTCAAATGGTTGCCCATGCTTTTGGTTCTGGGGCAATGTTTTTAGGGATTGGTTTAATGGCGGATCGTTTTTATAACCATAGCCGTTTAATCAAAGATTACGGCGGTGTAGCGCATACTATGCCCTTATTTGCAGCTTTTTTTATGCTCTTTGCAATGTCAAATGTTGGACTTCCTGGCACAGCTGGTTTTGTGGGTGAGTTCATGGTCATTATGAGTGCTTTTCAAGCTCATTATTGGGTCGCAGGCATCGCTGCGCTTTCACTTGTCTTAAGCGCATCATATACCCTGTGGATGTATAAACGTGTTTTCTTTGGCCCCATTGCTAATTCATCTGTCGCAGGTTTTACCGATATCACGTGGACCGAAAAAATAAATTATATTTTATTAGGGGCCGGCGTTTTTTTTGTTGGACTTTATCCGCAACCGATTATTAATGTCATGCGCGTTACCATCGGACATTTATTATTGCAGAGTATTCCTTCAACTTTAGCAGCGAATAGTTTAATTAATTCTAATTTATATTTCGGGTAG
- the nuoN gene encoding NADH-quinone oxidoreductase subunit NuoN produces the protein MDFSMPQFLIAMPEIFLLSMTCAILLIDAFLPPRLSYLTFLFVELTLIAAIFITIPQFKNYPISIVTFNGHYVVDELAITSKLFIYLFSLFSFIYARDYIKTRDIPQSEYYLLGLLAVLGMSVMVSAYSFLTIFLGLELLSIALYAMVAIQKHSNLATEAAMKYFVLGALASGMFLYGISILYGVTGSIEMDGVANVLKNSQNTVPMLGLIFVLAGLMFKFGAVPFHMWVPDVYQGAGTPTTLFIASAPKVAAFAITLRILVQAMPAMQVNWEHLLIIVAVLSMFFGNVLAIVQSNFKRMLAYSSIAHIGYTLLGIIAGPNSTQGYSAAMFYIFTYVLVAAGAFAIITVMSQKGVDLDQLDEYRGLNARNPWLAFLMLLLLFSMAGVPPTVGFFAKLGLIESLVEANLVWLAVLALIFALIGAYYYLRVVMLMYFEEPKEGNQALPVFVPRDMQIALSINGFAALALGLFPSFLIDLCRISVG, from the coding sequence ATGGATTTTTCGATGCCACAATTTTTAATTGCAATGCCTGAAATTTTCTTATTGTCGATGACGTGTGCGATTTTACTTATTGATGCATTTTTGCCGCCCCGTCTATCATATCTTACGTTTCTTTTTGTTGAGCTGACGCTCATTGCTGCAATTTTTATAACAATACCGCAATTTAAAAATTATCCCATTTCAATTGTGACTTTCAATGGTCATTATGTTGTGGATGAATTGGCGATTACGAGTAAATTATTTATTTATCTGTTTAGTCTTTTTTCGTTTATCTACGCACGCGATTACATTAAAACACGGGACATTCCCCAAAGTGAGTATTATTTATTAGGTTTACTTGCCGTGCTTGGCATGTCTGTCATGGTTTCCGCTTATAGTTTTTTAACCATTTTTTTAGGCTTAGAATTACTTTCAATTGCTTTATACGCCATGGTTGCAATACAAAAACATTCTAATTTAGCAACAGAAGCCGCAATGAAATATTTTGTTTTAGGCGCGCTTGCATCGGGTATGTTTTTGTACGGCATTTCTATTTTGTATGGTGTTACAGGCAGCATTGAAATGGATGGCGTGGCGAATGTATTAAAAAACAGTCAAAACACGGTGCCGATGCTTGGGCTTATATTCGTTTTAGCGGGATTGATGTTTAAATTTGGCGCCGTTCCCTTTCATATGTGGGTTCCCGATGTGTATCAAGGAGCGGGGACGCCCACAACACTTTTTATTGCGAGTGCGCCTAAAGTTGCAGCCTTTGCTATTACTCTCAGAATTCTTGTGCAAGCGATGCCCGCCATGCAAGTCAATTGGGAACACCTGTTAATTATTGTCGCTGTATTGTCTATGTTTTTTGGTAATGTGTTGGCGATTGTCCAATCTAATTTCAAACGTATGTTAGCTTATTCTTCCATTGCGCATATTGGGTATACATTACTCGGTATTATTGCTGGACCCAATTCAACGCAAGGTTATTCGGCAGCCATGTTTTATATTTTTACTTATGTCTTAGTAGCAGCTGGGGCTTTTGCCATCATCACAGTGATGAGCCAGAAAGGCGTGGATTTAGATCAGCTGGATGAGTATAGAGGATTAAACGCCCGAAACCCTTGGCTTGCTTTCCTCATGTTGCTCCTCTTATTTTCAATGGCAGGTGTACCGCCGACGGTTGGTTTTTTTGCGAAGCTTGGTTTGATCGAATCATTGGTGGAAGCGAATTTAGTGTGGCTAGCTGTCCTTGCGCTCATTTTTGCGCTTATCGGTGCTTATTATTATTTACGCGTCGTCATGCTTATGTATTTTGAAGAGCCAAAAGAAGGCAATCAAGCCCTGCCAGTTTTTGTGCCCCGTGACATGCAGATTGCTCTCAGTATTAATGGCTTCGCTGCTTTAGCACTCGGACTATTTCCCAGCTTCTTAATTGATTTATGTCGAATTTCAGTCGGTTAA